Sequence from the Camelus bactrianus isolate YW-2024 breed Bactrian camel chromosome 21, ASM4877302v1, whole genome shotgun sequence genome:
GTTCCCCCACATCCCTCTAAGAGCAGTGaggagctgagggtggggagaataCAACCTCTCTGATTCAGTTTCATGATTAAGATAGGCAGGAAGAAGTCACTGTGAACCGTGGGGGGATGTGTGGTTGGCAGTAGGCAGAGGGCCAGGCCTGGCTGGGGGCCGGCGCTGCAGCATCTCCTGACGGAAGGCCTGGGAGGAACCAGGTGGGTAACGGGGACCAGAGGGCATCCGGGGACCCCGAGGGTCAGTTCCAATGTCTGCTGTGATGTTGGTATAGAGAGGGCCCAGCTCTCGAGCCAGCAATTGATACGTCAGTGAGTTCATCCCATCTTGCGTCCAGGAATTCTGGGTACGGACCAGGAGGTCAAATCTGAGGGTTAGAGATTGGAGACTAAGACCCAGAAAGGAAAAGCCAAGAATCTAGTGACCTTTAGGAGCCACCTGACTAGGGTACAGAATCCTGAAGATCCAGTAACAATTCCCAGGCAGTCCTCCCTTCCTACCTGTGGGGATTTTCCTCGTTGCCCTTATCTCCTCGGTGCTTCACCATCTTATAGTGTCCCACAGATGTGGGGGGGCGAGAGATCTTCATCCCAGCCAGGCGTACCCTATGGGAAAATGAGGGCACCTTGGAGGATCCAGAGTGGAAGAAAGCTGCTGACAGGTGAGCAAGAAGAGCTAAGGCCAGCAAGAAAGGGTTGCATGTTCTGTACACAAAGAACAGCTATTCCTAGTTAggcgaaaaaaagaaaaaaagccaagtactggaagaggagagcaaattaaACTGAAAGAAGGAAGTGGCTGAAGAGAATGTAAAAAGCTCGTTGTATCCAAATCCTCAGGGCTAATGCCAGGTACCCTGGGGCCTTTAAACAATTGGCAGAGGTAGGTTTGCACCTCCCATCTTCCTTTCCTAAATGGCTCCCAGGAGCTGCCCTTGTGGTCCGCGAAGGACTGAGAGGAGCCATTTTGTCAAAAAGATAGGACAAGCCTGGGAATTGCTGACCCAAGCTCAGCGATTCTTACTTAGATTAGTGACTGAGTTTCTTCACTCCtgtgccctccccttccccacccccctcccatgttaagaaaagaaatggaaccaAATAATCAGGATCTGTAAGAAACAAGCTCCAACTTTGACACACAGAAGCAAGAAGTGAAGATGGCCTGGGAAGGTACTGAAAGGATATACACATTTAGAAATTGCTAGGTGCTTTacacacatacagagaacaaGAATTCAGAGAGATGCCACCTCAAGAGGACAAAGGGGGAGGAAAGGCAATGGATCCAACATATCAAGCCCAAATATTCACACCACAGATATGAAACTGGGTCAGCCAAGGCTGAAGGTCAAAATGTTTCACATGCTAAAAATGAGTTGGCATCATGCCACTggcacagactttaaaaaaaaaaaattctgggctatgtggagcagagtccctCCTTTCCCAGCCCCACAGGAAGTGGTCTGGATGCAATCCTAGCAGAGGCAGCACTAAATGGTCTCTAGGCCCCTTTCCAGCTCCGGAATCCCATGATACTATAGCCTATtcatcttctcttctctcctctcctaggAACATAACTAATCAGATCTAGGAGCCTGAAGGATAAGAGAATGGAGAGCAGCATGCAAAACCTAGGTAGACTAAGACTCAGGGGGATGAATGGGCAGGACTAGGGAGCTATAGGTTAATGGTAAAGGGCTATGGTCATGGTGGCCTCAGGGGACAGGGAGCCAGGCTAGGGTGAGGAAGGGAGGTGGTGGCAGGAAGTCTGACCTGGTAGCAATGTCGTCATCCTCACCACCCCAGCCCCAGTATTCATTGGGGAAGCCGTTCATTTTCAGGTACTGGTCAGGAGTGAGTGCCGAGACCCCTCCAAAATACTGGGGGTACgggaggctggggagagaaaGATCCTTGGATTCCACAAGTCTAGAGGAGACATCTCTACGCACAATCCCCTCAGTTCTTCCACTGGATGGTGGGTTTCCCTGCTTCCAGTACCCTCTCATGCCCTCTACCTGTATCCAAACTTGTTCATGGCAACAGCAACATGCCGGGGTCCCCGGGGGTCACACACATACAGATTGTGGTCATTCTCTGGCAGGAGGTCCACGTCATGCAAGAACAGGCAGTCCCATTCTTCATCACGAAGGGCCTCCCGCACCCCAACATTCAACAGCTTTGCCCTGTTAAATGTTCCATTTCCAGCCTGAAAGATAATGTAGGAGGACCAAACAATGTCTATAGGTAGCATGGAGAAGAGGGGGCAGAAATATAAAGTGAAAAGAGATTGAAAATCAAAGTGGGATGTAGGAccaagagaatgaagagaaagacaaactttccttttctcattacacacacacacaaaaaaaaaaaattgagtatcaGTATGTGCCCGACTTATGCTGCTGTTCAGCATTTAATCCTGACAACCAACAACCATGTGAAACAGGTGGTATATTAGTTACTGCTTTTTGCCTCATTTAGGGAGTTAGTatcttgttcaaggtcacatattGGAACAAATGGCAGAAGTAGAATTTTAGCCCATATCTATCCAATTCCAAATTTGCACAATTCCAAATTCAAGAGAGGAAAAATCATGAAAGTATTATAGGACAGTGGGAATACCCTAAACAGAATAAGGAGAGATATGGGGCTAACCTGTTAGCAGAGCAGTGCTAGATGCATTCCCACATTAAACAGTCTGACCTCTTAAAGTTATTTCAGTGACCCATTATTTGAGAGTGGAGTGGAATTTACTTGAGGCttccttataagaaaaaaaagtcagagtgGTGCGGGGTTTGGGGGTACCTGGTGAATGACATAGATGCCATAAGCAAGCTGCTGGCGCTGCAGGAACGGGTGCAGGTGGTAGAGCAGCAGGCGTAGGTGATGCTCCCGGGCACGGTGGGGCACAATGATGGCTGTTCGGGACCGGGGCTCACACCCTGCAGGGCGGTACCTGCCCCCCGGTTCCACCCGCGGATTCCTCTCCACAATCTCTGCCAGCGATGGCACTGGGCTAAAGGACACGGACACGGGACCCACTGTTGGAAGGGAATGGCAAGGTCAGGGACTAGAGGGGCAAGGAGAACTGTCCCTGGCAGTCTGATTTGGGGGCTCTGCTTCCCCAAGGGCTCTTTCAGAAATCTCACAAAGCCTTGGGTTCCCCATCATTGGGACAGCTTTGCAAAGTCTGGAAGGTGCAGGCTCCTTACCCAACCTACCTTCTTATTTTAGGATTCCAGAAGTCTCTCCTACCTCACAAGGTTGGAAGCTTACAGTTAGGAAATGGAGAGAACAGAATGACCTCCAACTAACAACTAAACCAAGGACTGTCTACAAAAGAAGTAATTCCTAGCCCGAGGTGGGAAGAGCCCATAAATAAGCAGGCAATGGAAAGCTGTGGCTCAACCTAAGAGCCTAATCAACCCCCCAAATTCAGAGTCCATTGTATCCCAACCTCTGCCCACCTTCCAATTACAGGAACCTCCTGTTCTAAGACCCACTCCTGCCATCCTATGCCTGTCCaagcctccctgcccccacacctTGGTATTCCCTTCACTTCTGCCTTCCTTCTGTACTCACCTAAGAGAGGAGATCGTTCTGGACAGTAGGGCAGACCTTGAGGAGCTGGAGGGGCTCCTGGGGCAACAGGGGCCCCAGGCAGGTGACTGAGGTTACTGTAGACATCATGGGGATGAGAATAGTCAAATGTTGGCTCCTGCTCTCGGCCAAATAGGGCACTGAGGCTTCGGAAGCCCCCCAGTGACAGATACATCATGACGGCCAGCTGGGAGCCCACAAGCAGGGCCAATGTGCAGGGCCGCTCCAGCAGCCGCCGCAACATCCTGGGGTGAGgtctggagagggagagaggagagttctggggcaggcaggaagagaggaaacCAACAGAGAGATCATCAGGTAGGAATGAAGGTGGTGCCAGGGGTAAAGAGGAAAAAGTGGCAAAGAACAAAGTCACAGAATGGAGCACACAGATGTACAGAAAGAAATAGAATGCAACCACCAGCAGCCCTACCACCTGTCACTTCCAGCCCAAGTTTCACTCTCCTCCACCCCTTCCTCAAACTGCTCTGGCCGTCTGTTCTCAGTCCCCACCCCCAAGAATGCTTACATCATGTCCCAAGGCCATTTCAGAGGATTCTCTGGAGAACCTCTCTTCCAGGTTTAGAGGGGGATAGACTCACCTAGGTTCAAGGTGTCTTCATGGGGGCTCCAGAGGGTCCCGGGGGAGCAGTGATGTGAGACATTATCTAAAATTGGAACTGTCACAGAGGACAGAGAAAGGCTCCATCCAGAACTCCAAAAGCGATCTTGGGACCAGCTGGAACAGAGGTCAACGATAACCAGCCACACGCAGAGGGGCAGAAATTAGGATCAGAGTGAAGCCGGTTTCCCAGCTGGGGAAGTGAGAGAAAGTGGttggaaagaaaagaggaggagcaggagtTGCTAGGTCCCTGGCCTCTCCTCCGGGTTACCCTGTGGTGTGTCAGAGTCACTCCGTATTTAACCATCCCCCATCCCAACAGGACCAACCTGTTTGGAGAGTGGGGACAGGGCAGTTATTGGAGACATTACTTTCGCCAAGGGGTGAGGCAGGCACAACAGGGCTGTGAGTGGCCTCAAGAGAACCCAGGGAGGTGGAGGAAACAGGCCACTTTCCGTTCTTCACGTTTCTGGAAGCTAGCTCCGCAGGTGCAGGGAGCGTGACCACCTGGGAGCTGCAAGCAAACAAGCCTAGAGCGCTGGGCGGAGTAGGGTGGGGGTGGCGTCCTCTACCTTTTTCCACCTTTCCCCAGTCCAAGCGGGAGTAGGGATCAGGGTTATTGGTGAAATGAGATAGGGAGAGGGAGGGCTAGGCAGAACCTGTCAGAAGTACCTGGACTAGCTAACCTAGAGGGGCGTGGTCAGCGCGCTGCAGGGGGTTACAGCCCAGTTCTTTCAGAGCACCCTCATCCCGCCCCAACCTCTTCTTGCGTTTGCCCTATCTTGCAATGTGAGCCCACGGCCTCTGTCCGTATTTGCACCTAGGTCCTCCTGCCTGCTCATTGTTGTCTCTAGCCTTTACCCAAAACTTCTCACCTTCCCGATCGCCCGaacccttctcctgggcctctcaTCCCACCATCCCCAGCCCACATACCTGGTCTTCTGCTTCCCGTCGTCACCGCCACTCCGACAGCCGGGCAGGCACCGCTGCAGCCATCTTGGAAGCGGGCGCTGCGGGGGCGGGGCCTCGCGTCACGAGGCGGGGCCTTGGGGTGGAGCCGCCCAGGGCCGGCGGAGCGCAGGGTCCGAGCGCAGGGCAGCCGGGAGGCCCGTGACCCAGCGCGGCCAAGCCAAGCCGGGCTCGGATGAGGCAAAGCCGCAGGCCGCGAGGGGCTCGACCCCTCGGGAGGTAGCTCGGGGGCTCACCCCCACCGGACTGACTTCTAGCGGGATTCCATTTACCACCCTTCAGACTTGTAAAAACAGCAGCGCAAACCAGGACCTTCCTGGTGCCAAGACTGACCAAGAGGCCGATGTTTCCGAAGATCTCACTATCACCCCAGTCTGGGCTGAGACCCCTTCCCAGTGTGTCAGTGGCTCCCCCTGCGACCTAGTGCCACTTAGTATCAAA
This genomic interval carries:
- the B4GALT3 gene encoding beta-1,4-galactosyltransferase 3 — protein: MLRRLLERPCTLALLVGSQLAVMMYLSLGGFRSLSALFGREQEPTFDYSHPHDVYSNLSHLPGAPVAPGAPPAPQGLPYCPERSPLLVGPVSVSFSPVPSLAEIVERNPRVEPGGRYRPAGCEPRSRTAIIVPHRAREHHLRLLLYHLHPFLQRQQLAYGIYVIHQAGNGTFNRAKLLNVGVREALRDEEWDCLFLHDVDLLPENDHNLYVCDPRGPRHVAVAMNKFGYSLPYPQYFGGVSALTPDQYLKMNGFPNEYWGWGGEDDDIATRVRLAGMKISRPPTSVGHYKMVKHRGDKGNEENPHRFDLLVRTQNSWTQDGMNSLTYQLLARELGPLYTNITADIGTDPRGPRMPSGPRYPPGSSQAFRQEMLQRRPPARPGPLPTANHTSPHGSQ